The Klebsiella sp. RIT-PI-d genomic sequence AGGACTGCGCGTACATCAGCCTGACCTCAGCGCTGCCGAGCGTGAAGAGCAGGTCATCGCCGTACTACAGGAAGTCGGGCTGGATGCTGATATGCGCCACCGGTATCCGGCAGCCTTTTCGGGCGGGCAGCGTCAGCGTATTGCCATTGCACGCGCGCTGATTTTAAAACCGGCGCTGATTATTCTTGATGAACCCACGTCGTCGCTGGACAGGACGGTACAGGCACAAATCCTCGCGCTGCTGAAATCCCTGCAACAAAAACATCGTCTGGCCTATATTTTCATTAGTCACGATTTACACGTGGTGCGTTCATTATGTCATCAGGTTATCGTACTGCGGCAGGGAGAGGTTGTGGAGCAGGGCGACTGCAGGCGCGTGTTTAGCGAACCGCGGCAGGATTATACTCGTCAGCTATTAACGTTAAGCTGACGATCAGAAAGGATTGTGGCCTGAAAAAGGTTCAGCAATGGCCACGCCAAAATTTTTCAACCGGCAGGTCGCTGCAAACTCGTCCTGCCTGTTTACAAACAGGCACGGCTCGCCCTCGCACTCCAGTACGGAGCTATCAACTTCAATATCGCTCAGCGCCTGGCTAAGCGTATGCATCACAGGCCAGGCCTTCTCGCCGTCCGGGCTGAGAAGCTTCAGGGCAACCAGGCAATTATCGCAGGGAGGCGTGCTTTGCGGAATCGGTTCAACTCTTGAACCCGAAAATCCGGACAGCCAACGATAGCTCTGCGGCAAACGGTGTACGATGGAGAGTTGCTGATGAGTCACTTTTATATCCCCGGAAGCAGTGAATTAACAATTTATTCACACCAATATTAACACATGGTTGACAATTCGTCGTGCATCCTGAAGAAAACGCTTTCATCTACCGCCAGTAAGGGTTTAGCGGTGC encodes the following:
- a CDS encoding YejG family protein, translating into MTHQQLSIVHRLPQSYRWLSGFSGSRVEPIPQSTPPCDNCLVALKLLSPDGEKAWPVMHTLSQALSDIEVDSSVLECEGEPCLFVNRQDEFAATCRLKNFGVAIAEPFSGHNPF